Proteins from one Cryptomeria japonica chromosome 4, Sugi_1.0, whole genome shotgun sequence genomic window:
- the LOC131041445 gene encoding putative UPF0481 protein At3g02645, with product MANMSVWKTWTIDVIDSLEAVPAVLEKKVLYAVPSCLKNDQTEVFYHPKQISFGPRHFVLSGRSENFSDSENFKSEVARKFPGQFKSLVENLKSNHMERLEKIYGIEVIGRFPEEDRDVGLSWLLARDGCFLLEVLQSFEDGRNEEGTERNQGQEGTGTNHGEKTMLQHILKRDNHHPLLNEIVKDMFKLENQLPLRILDDIRLHLRRDGEANWFESALKNLSPIEVRPEVGRPTYKNKIHILQMLGQYMIDNIEDPSPTTEHTKENPIDEAEDKALLDAWRDAQRNKKKLFKYIINMLKFVFVVIFVLLISPVLIIWFVWLLIWLMRESYRTYLRGRAEEDGRHVPTIEELHRIGLKFKALKGEGISHIHFNESKSTLHLPKFTVDDRSEVILRNLLVMETQWEDKEKIITRYAVFMNDLINTSEDVARLRRRGIIANKLGSDEDVARLWNSVTVPATDIPSYEKIDMVSDSINAYRRKWWRVLWAQFWNAHCSKPWLVASLLGGISLLSLTVVQVVCLFNNCSNSGE from the coding sequence ATGGCCAACATGAGCGTTTGGAAGACATGGACAATTGACGTCATAGACAGTTTAGAGGCCGTACCTGCAGTTCTTGAGAAGAAAGTCCTTTATGCTGTTCCATCCTGTTTGAAGAATGACCAGACAGAGGTATTCTACCATCCTAAACAGATCTCCTTCGGTCCACGACATTTTGTTCTTTCTGGTCGCTCAGAAAATTTCAGTGACTCGGAAAATTTCAAGTCAGAAGTCGCCCGCAAATTTCCTGGGCAGTTCAAATCGTTAGTGGAGAATCTTAAGAGCAATCACATGGAGCGCTTAGAGAAAATCTATGGCATAGAAGTCATCGGCAGATTTCCCGAAGAAGATAGGGATGTTGGCCTTTCCTGGCTGTTGGCAAGAGACGGCTGCTTCCTTCTAGAAGTCCTCCAAAGTtttgaagatggaagaaatgagGAAGGCACGGAAAGAAATCAGGGACAGGAAGGGACAGGAACAAATCACGGAGAGAAGACCATGTTGCAGCATATTCTTAAGAGGGACAACCACCACCCTTTGTTGAACGAAATAGTGAAAGATATGTTCAAGTTGGAGAATCAGTTGCCACTCCGGATTTTAGACGATATAAGGTTGCATCTGAGGAGGGACGGGGAAGCTAACTGGTTTGAGTCTGCATTGAAAAACTTATCTCCTATTGAGGTAAGGCCGGAAGTTGGCAGACCGACCTACAAGAACAAAATTCATATCCTCCAGATGCTTGGTCAATATATGATCGACAATATAGAAGACCCATCTCCTACTACAGAGCATACAAAGGAAAATCCTATAGATGAAGCTGAGGATAAAGCACTCCTGGATGCATGGCGAGATGctcagagaaacaaaaagaagCTATTCAAATATATCATTAATATGCTAAAGTTCGTATTTGTTGTAATATTTGTTCTTCTCATTTCTCCTGTTTTAATCATATGGTTTGTATGGTTACTCATCTGGTTAATGAGGGAATCCTATCGAACTTACTTGCGGGGTAGAGCAGAGGAGGATGGCCGTCACGTTCCAACTATAGAAGAGTTGCATAGGATAGGATTGAAATTCAAGGCATTGAAGGGCGAAGGAATCAGCCACATACATTTCAATGAGAGCAAGTCAACACTGCACCTGCCTAAGTTCACCGTAGACGACAGGTCGGAGGTGATACTGAGAAACCTTTTGGTGATGGAGACGCAATGGGAGGATAAAGAGAAAATAATAACGAGGTATGCGGTGTTCATGAACGACCTTATTAACACCAGTGAGGACGTGGCTCGGTTGAGGCGACGAGGCATCATCGCCAATAAGCTTGGAAGCGACGAAGACGTGGCTCGGCTCTGGAACAGTGTCACTGTTCCAGCAACCGACATACCAAGTTATGAAAAGATTGACATGGTTTCAGACTCTATAAATGCTTACCGAAGAAAATGGTGGAGGGTTCTGTGGGCTCAATTTTGGAACGCCCACTGTTCTAAGCCATGGTTAGTCGCTTCTCTTCTCGGAGGAATCTCCCTTCTGTCACTTACGGTAGTACAGGTCGTTTGCTTATTTAACAACTGTTCAAATTCGGGTGAGTAg